A single Sebaldella sp. S0638 DNA region contains:
- a CDS encoding OmpA family protein: protein MKKLVALLAVVASISATAAELQIKGGYDFKRDYISNDIAFDLKGGWTAGLEYLFDNQGEFEWGLGAEYKFGQSKGKVEGKYDGGESRGIMTQVPIYATGKVNLFTSDTGKDRLYLIGRVGYSINDASGDIKDAGGKYDDGLYLAGGVGTEVGPFAIEALYERTQTPFTVAGVKTNDYTETYGARIGYRIGNTVNDRSPKVVVQQVTVEKPVEKIVYVDRVVTTPSTTVIDLNCRAAQKMCIINGFKVDGKVPNEAEQRDLRTIANILNSAVVDGGTINVVGHTDSTGSAAYNQKLSVERAQNVARLLREYGLKNTVKFGTITGKGLTQPMATNNTVEGRYQNRRVELFFDKVDFTKANVKFIN from the coding sequence ATGAAAAAATTAGTAGCTTTATTAGCTGTAGTAGCATCTATATCAGCAACAGCTGCAGAATTACAAATCAAGGGTGGATATGATTTCAAAAGAGATTATATAAGTAATGATATAGCTTTTGATTTAAAAGGTGGTTGGACAGCAGGTCTAGAATATTTATTTGATAATCAAGGTGAATTTGAATGGGGTCTTGGTGCTGAATATAAATTCGGACAATCAAAAGGAAAAGTAGAAGGTAAATATGATGGTGGTGAATCAAGAGGAATTATGACTCAAGTACCGATTTACGCTACAGGTAAAGTAAACTTATTCACATCTGATACAGGAAAAGACAGATTATATTTAATAGGTAGAGTGGGATATTCAATTAACGATGCATCAGGAGATATAAAAGATGCAGGCGGAAAATATGATGACGGATTATATTTAGCAGGAGGAGTGGGTACTGAAGTAGGACCATTCGCAATTGAAGCTTTATATGAAAGAACACAAACTCCTTTCACAGTAGCTGGAGTAAAAACTAATGATTACACTGAAACATATGGTGCAAGAATCGGTTATAGAATAGGAAATACTGTAAATGACAGATCACCTAAAGTAGTAGTTCAACAAGTAACTGTTGAAAAGCCAGTAGAAAAGATCGTATATGTTGACAGAGTGGTAACAACACCAAGTACAACTGTTATAGATCTTAACTGTAGAGCAGCTCAAAAAATGTGTATAATCAACGGATTTAAAGTTGATGGAAAAGTACCTAATGAAGCTGAACAAAGAGATCTTAGAACTATAGCTAATATCTTAAACTCAGCAGTAGTTGACGGTGGAACAATCAATGTAGTAGGGCATACAGATTCTACAGGATCTGCAGCTTACAACCAAAAATTATCAGTAGAAAGAGCACAAAACGTAGCTAGATTACTAAGAGAATACGGATTGAAAAATACTGTTAAATTTGGAACTATTACAGGTAAAGGGTTAACTCAACCAATGGCAACTAACAACACTGTAGAAGGAAGATACCAAAACAGAAGAGTTGAATTATTCTTCGATAAAGTAGACTTCACAAAAGCAAATGTTAAATTTATAAACTAA
- the glyS gene encoding glycine--tRNA ligase subunit beta translates to MDFLFEIGVEELPARYVDSSEAELKKLMTESLKEERIDFKSVKSFSTPRRLALLIEGMAQKQEDLHKKSTGPSVEAAYKDGKLSKAGEGFLKGQNADEADIKIIENEKGKYISVEKFYAGKDTAEILPDLLNKALKGLTFDKSMKWSDKQFRFARPIKWILALLDNKVLNFDFEGIKASDKTRGMRNFASQDIEVKNISDYENILEKNYVIADHNKRKEQILKSIKENCENDGDTVIVNDYLLEEVLNLVEYPYAIKGEFSKSYLELPEDIITITMETHQRYFPVKDKDGKLTNKFVLIRNAPVYSEVVKKGNEKVIEPRLADAKFFYDEDLKVKLDQNVEKLKNVVFQKDMGTIYEKMERSEQIADYMINVLKLDDSKEDIKRTVYLAKADLVSNVIGEKEFTKLQGFMGEVYAKHEGEKESVAKGIFEHYLPRYQGDVLPDTIEGAVAGIADKMDTITGCFSVGLIPTSSKDPYALRRAAQGIVSVCLHQNLDIDYSELIDNTLEIFSKNKEIKGKSEEISAQIKEFFKQRLLYILSEELNKDLISYVINLETKVYTLKNRVKILEELSKTDKFETLVNLLKRVKNILRENKTDNISVKEELFEKAEETELFNYIKRLEKTVNEEEFHGIVNVLLENANIINNFFDNVMVIAEKNEIKNNRLELLRNLQKLVDKTIFI, encoded by the coding sequence TTGGATTTTCTTTTTGAAATAGGTGTGGAAGAATTACCAGCAAGATATGTGGATAGTTCTGAAGCAGAACTGAAAAAGCTTATGACCGAAAGTCTTAAAGAAGAAAGAATAGACTTTAAGTCTGTAAAGTCCTTCAGCACTCCGAGAAGACTTGCCTTACTAATAGAAGGAATGGCCCAAAAGCAGGAGGACCTTCATAAAAAAAGTACAGGACCTTCAGTGGAAGCTGCATATAAAGACGGAAAGCTTTCTAAAGCCGGAGAAGGATTTTTAAAAGGACAGAATGCTGATGAAGCAGATATTAAAATAATAGAGAATGAAAAAGGGAAATATATTTCAGTGGAAAAATTTTATGCTGGTAAAGATACTGCTGAGATTCTGCCTGATTTATTAAATAAAGCATTAAAAGGACTGACATTTGATAAGTCTATGAAATGGTCGGACAAACAGTTTAGGTTTGCAAGACCAATAAAATGGATTCTGGCACTTCTGGATAATAAAGTGCTTAATTTTGATTTTGAAGGGATAAAGGCTTCTGATAAAACAAGAGGTATGAGAAATTTTGCTTCTCAGGATATAGAAGTAAAGAATATATCTGATTATGAGAATATCCTTGAAAAAAATTATGTAATAGCAGATCATAATAAAAGAAAAGAGCAGATACTGAAAAGCATAAAAGAAAACTGTGAGAATGACGGAGATACAGTAATAGTAAATGATTATCTTCTGGAGGAAGTATTAAACCTTGTGGAATATCCTTATGCAATAAAAGGAGAATTCAGCAAAAGCTATCTTGAACTTCCTGAAGATATTATTACCATTACAATGGAAACACATCAGAGATATTTTCCGGTGAAAGATAAAGACGGAAAGCTGACAAATAAATTTGTTCTGATAAGAAATGCCCCTGTTTATTCAGAAGTAGTAAAAAAAGGTAATGAAAAGGTAATCGAGCCGAGACTGGCAGATGCTAAGTTTTTCTATGACGAAGATCTAAAGGTGAAACTGGATCAAAATGTAGAAAAACTAAAAAATGTAGTTTTCCAGAAAGATATGGGAACTATTTATGAAAAAATGGAGAGATCCGAGCAAATAGCAGATTATATGATAAATGTGCTGAAACTGGACGACAGCAAAGAAGATATCAAACGTACAGTTTATCTTGCCAAAGCTGATCTTGTAAGCAATGTAATAGGTGAAAAAGAGTTTACAAAGCTGCAGGGATTCATGGGCGAAGTATATGCAAAACATGAAGGTGAGAAAGAGTCAGTAGCAAAAGGTATATTTGAGCATTATCTTCCAAGATATCAGGGAGATGTTCTGCCGGACACAATAGAAGGTGCTGTAGCAGGAATAGCAGATAAAATGGATACTATTACAGGATGTTTTTCAGTAGGACTTATTCCTACCAGTTCAAAAGATCCATATGCACTAAGAAGAGCGGCACAGGGTATAGTTTCAGTATGTCTGCATCAGAATCTGGATATTGACTATTCTGAATTAATAGATAATACACTGGAAATATTTAGTAAAAATAAGGAAATTAAAGGAAAAAGTGAGGAAATTTCTGCTCAGATAAAAGAGTTTTTTAAACAGAGACTTTTATATATTTTATCTGAGGAATTAAATAAAGATCTTATATCTTATGTTATAAATTTGGAAACAAAAGTATATACTCTTAAGAACAGGGTAAAAATTCTTGAAGAACTTTCAAAGACAGATAAGTTTGAAACACTTGTAAATCTCCTTAAAAGAGTAAAGAACATATTAAGGGAGAATAAGACAGACAACATTTCTGTGAAAGAAGAACTGTTTGAAAAAGCAGAAGAAACAGAGCTGTTTAATTATATAAAAAGACTTGAAAAAACAGTAAATGAAGAGGAATTTCACGGCATAGTAAATGTACTTCTTGAAAATGCCAATATTATTAATAATTTTTTTGATAATGTAATGGTAATTGCAGAAAAAAATGAGATTAAAAATAACAGGCTTGAGTTACTCCGAAATCTTCAAAAATTAGTGGATAAGACTATATTTATATAA
- the glyQ gene encoding glycine--tRNA ligase subunit alpha has protein sequence MTFQNIILTLQKFWGDKGCVIGNPYDVETGAGTFNPDTFLMSLGPEPWNIAYVEPSRRPKDGRYGENPNRLYQHHQFQVIMKPSPENIQEMYLESLSALGVDPKEHDIRFVEDNWESPTLGAWGLGWEVWLDGMEITQFTYFQQVGGIELDITPVEITYGLERLALYLQNKDNVYDLEWTEGVKYGERKYQYEYEMSKYSFEVSDSDMNFKLFDMYEKEAKNCLNHNLVLPGYDYVLKCSHVFNNLDARGSISTTERMSYILRVRDLAKTCAEQFVEIRKKLGFPLLKK, from the coding sequence ATGACTTTTCAAAATATAATACTTACATTACAGAAATTTTGGGGAGATAAAGGCTGTGTAATCGGGAATCCCTATGATGTGGAAACAGGTGCAGGAACATTTAATCCTGACACTTTTCTAATGTCACTGGGGCCTGAGCCGTGGAACATAGCTTATGTAGAACCGTCAAGAAGACCAAAAGACGGACGTTATGGTGAGAACCCTAACAGATTATACCAGCATCATCAGTTTCAGGTAATAATGAAACCGTCACCTGAGAATATTCAGGAGATGTATCTGGAAAGCCTTAGTGCTTTGGGTGTAGATCCTAAGGAACATGATATCAGATTCGTAGAGGATAACTGGGAAAGCCCTACTCTCGGAGCATGGGGACTAGGATGGGAAGTATGGCTTGATGGAATGGAGATCACGCAGTTTACTTATTTCCAGCAGGTAGGCGGAATTGAACTTGATATTACCCCTGTAGAGATAACGTATGGTCTGGAAAGACTGGCTCTGTATCTGCAGAATAAAGATAATGTATATGATCTGGAATGGACTGAAGGTGTAAAATACGGCGAAAGAAAATACCAGTATGAGTATGAAATGTCAAAGTACAGCTTTGAAGTATCAGACTCGGATATGAATTTTAAATTATTTGATATGTATGAAAAAGAAGCTAAAAATTGTCTTAATCATAATCTGGTACTGCCGGGATATGATTATGTACTGAAGTGTTCGCATGTATTCAATAATTTAGATGCAAGAGGCTCAATAAGTACCACTGAGAGAATGTCATATATATTAAGGGTAAGAGATCTGGCAAAGACATGTGCCGAGCAGTTCGTGGAAATAAGAAAAAAACTTGGTTTTCCGCTGCTGAAAAAATAA
- the lspA gene encoding signal peptidase II, translated as MLYIIIIVILTAIDQITKVYMRSAAGGVEAFSIPVIGSFFHLTYVENHGGIFGLFQGKINVFTILSVVVIAYLVYSERKNIKNYTKWTKIGIAFIASGAIGNMTDRIMRGYVIDMLDFRGIWHFVFNFADVFINVGVGIIILDYLVKKMKSRRE; from the coding sequence TTGCTTTATATAATAATAATAGTAATCTTGACAGCAATAGACCAGATTACAAAAGTATATATGAGATCAGCAGCAGGAGGGGTGGAAGCTTTTTCCATCCCTGTAATAGGAAGTTTTTTCCATCTGACATATGTAGAAAATCACGGTGGAATCTTTGGATTATTTCAGGGAAAAATAAATGTATTTACAATACTTAGTGTTGTAGTCATAGCATATCTGGTATATTCAGAGAGAAAAAATATAAAAAATTATACTAAATGGACTAAAATAGGAATAGCTTTTATAGCTTCCGGAGCAATAGGAAATATGACAGACAGAATTATGAGGGGCTATGTAATAGATATGCTTGATTTCAGAGGGATATGGCATTTTGTCTTTAACTTTGCAGATGTATTTATTAATGTAGGAGTCGGAATCATTATTTTGGACTATCTGGTAAAAAAAATGAAAAGCAGGAGGGAATAA
- the ileS gene encoding isoleucine--tRNA ligase translates to MEEKKDYAATLNLLKTSFKMKASLPNKEPLLLRDWQKKKIYEKTLGRFDKKFILHDGPPYANGDLHVGHAENKTLKDIIVRYKRLRGYDAPYVPGWDTHGLPIELKVTEALGDKVKTMSPIEIRKECRKYALKWVEKQKAEFIRLGIMGEWDNPYITLKPEYEAEELRVFKEIYNNGYIYKGLKPVYWSPSTETALAEAEIEYQDVVSPSIYVKMDGEQDLKDKLGLDEAAIVIWTTTPWTLPANLGISLNAEYDYGVYKTVKGNLILAKELAETAFREMEIENYELIKEVKGAELDNMHYKHPFIDRTGLVMLGDHVTLEAGTGAVHTAPGHGVDDYIVGQKYNIGILSPLDDKGHFTKAAGKYEGMFYKKANKFISEDIKASGHLLMEKELKHSYPHDWRSKKPVIYRATEQWFIKVEEGDLREKALNVLKDVNFIPAIGRNRITSMIEGRPDWTISRQRIWGVPIPIFYNDDKEGEIIFHNDIMDRIIELVEKDGTDVWFSMSAEELIGDELLEKHSLKGAKLRKERSIMDVWIDSGTSHRAVLSTRKNLRRPADLYLEGSDQHRGWFQSSLLTSVASTGDAPYKSILTHGFANDAQGRKMSKSLGNQMFPSEIVNQYGADILRLWVASVDYREDVRISENILKQVSDSYRRIRNTARFILGNINDFDYKNEKINFEDMYEVDKWALNKLERLKNKVEEYYEKYEFYNLFNEIQYFCGIEMSAFYLDIIKDRLYVEKADSKLRRSAQTVMVEILEFLVRAIAPVLSFTAEEIWEKMPETLREEESVHLAQWSAAKPEYVNDSLDEKWSKIMDLRKEVYREVEKVRQEKIVGLSLDAKVELFIDNKDFEFIKDININDLQDYFIVSQIHFGETDGMADTEISGIKVKVSKADGEKCERCWKYDELGTDPEHPDVCPRCAKVLHS, encoded by the coding sequence ATGGAAGAAAAGAAAGATTACGCAGCTACCCTGAATCTTTTGAAAACAAGTTTCAAAATGAAGGCCAGTCTGCCTAATAAAGAGCCTTTACTTTTAAGAGACTGGCAAAAGAAGAAAATATATGAAAAAACACTGGGAAGATTCGACAAGAAGTTCATATTACATGACGGGCCTCCTTATGCAAACGGGGATCTACACGTAGGGCATGCCGAAAACAAGACTTTGAAAGATATTATAGTGAGATATAAAAGACTCAGAGGCTATGATGCACCGTATGTACCGGGCTGGGATACACATGGTCTGCCTATTGAGCTGAAAGTAACAGAAGCTCTTGGTGATAAGGTAAAGACAATGTCGCCTATAGAGATTAGAAAAGAATGCCGTAAATACGCTTTGAAGTGGGTAGAAAAACAGAAAGCGGAATTTATAAGACTAGGTATTATGGGTGAATGGGATAATCCTTATATCACGCTGAAACCTGAGTATGAAGCGGAAGAATTAAGAGTATTTAAGGAAATATACAATAACGGCTATATTTATAAAGGGCTGAAGCCGGTTTACTGGTCTCCTTCTACTGAAACAGCACTGGCTGAAGCAGAAATAGAATATCAGGATGTAGTATCGCCTTCTATTTATGTAAAAATGGACGGGGAACAGGATCTTAAAGATAAACTTGGTCTTGATGAAGCAGCAATAGTAATATGGACAACGACTCCATGGACTCTTCCTGCGAATCTGGGAATCAGCTTAAATGCCGAATATGATTATGGTGTGTATAAGACTGTAAAAGGGAATCTGATACTGGCAAAGGAACTCGCAGAGACAGCATTCAGAGAAATGGAAATAGAAAATTACGAATTAATAAAGGAAGTAAAAGGTGCCGAACTTGATAATATGCATTATAAGCATCCTTTTATAGACAGAACAGGTCTTGTAATGCTTGGTGACCACGTAACCCTTGAAGCAGGGACAGGGGCAGTTCACACTGCGCCGGGACACGGGGTTGATGACTATATCGTAGGGCAGAAATATAATATAGGAATACTTTCTCCTCTTGATGATAAAGGTCATTTTACTAAAGCAGCCGGGAAATACGAAGGAATGTTTTATAAAAAAGCAAATAAATTCATTTCGGAAGATATAAAGGCTTCAGGACATTTATTAATGGAAAAAGAACTGAAACACTCATACCCTCATGACTGGAGAAGTAAAAAGCCTGTTATCTACAGAGCCACAGAACAGTGGTTTATAAAAGTGGAAGAGGGAGACCTTAGGGAAAAAGCCCTGAATGTACTGAAAGACGTGAACTTTATTCCGGCAATAGGAAGAAACAGAATTACATCAATGATAGAAGGAAGACCGGACTGGACAATTTCAAGACAGAGAATCTGGGGAGTACCAATACCGATTTTCTATAATGATGATAAAGAAGGAGAGATCATTTTCCATAATGATATCATGGACAGAATCATAGAACTTGTGGAAAAAGACGGTACAGATGTATGGTTCAGCATGTCTGCCGAAGAGCTTATAGGTGACGAACTTCTTGAAAAGCACAGCCTGAAAGGGGCAAAGCTTAGAAAAGAAAGAAGTATCATGGATGTTTGGATCGATTCGGGAACTTCACACAGAGCAGTTTTATCTACAAGAAAAAATCTTAGAAGACCAGCTGATCTTTACCTTGAGGGAAGCGACCAGCACAGAGGATGGTTCCAGTCGTCACTGTTAACATCAGTGGCAAGTACAGGAGATGCTCCTTACAAAAGTATACTTACACACGGTTTTGCCAATGATGCACAAGGAAGAAAAATGTCAAAATCTCTGGGAAATCAAATGTTCCCAAGTGAAATAGTAAATCAGTACGGTGCAGATATACTAAGATTATGGGTAGCATCTGTAGACTACAGGGAAGATGTAAGAATTTCGGAGAATATACTGAAACAGGTTTCTGATTCATACAGAAGAATAAGAAATACTGCCAGATTTATTTTAGGGAATATAAATGATTTTGATTATAAAAACGAAAAAATAAATTTCGAAGATATGTACGAAGTGGATAAGTGGGCTTTGAATAAGCTTGAAAGACTGAAAAATAAAGTAGAGGAATATTATGAAAAATATGAATTCTATAATTTATTTAATGAAATACAGTATTTCTGCGGAATAGAAATGTCAGCTTTCTATCTTGACATAATAAAAGACAGATTATACGTGGAAAAAGCGGATTCGAAACTAAGAAGAAGCGCGCAGACAGTAATGGTGGAAATACTAGAGTTTCTTGTAAGAGCAATAGCTCCGGTTCTGTCATTTACTGCTGAGGAAATCTGGGAAAAAATGCCTGAAACTTTGAGAGAGGAAGAATCTGTTCATTTGGCACAGTGGTCTGCTGCAAAGCCTGAATATGTAAATGACAGTCTTGACGAAAAGTGGAGCAAAATAATGGACTTAAGAAAAGAAGTTTACAGGGAAGTAGAAAAAGTAAGACAGGAAAAAATAGTAGGATTATCTTTGGATGCTAAAGTAGAATTATTCATAGATAATAAAGATTTTGAATTTATAAAAGATATAAATATAAATGATCTGCAGGATTATTTTATAGTATCGCAGATACATTTCGGGGAAACTGACGGAATGGCTGATACTGAAATCAGCGGAATAAAAGTAAAAGTATCAAAAGCTGACGGAGAAAAGTGTGAAAGATGCTGGAAGTATGATGAACTGGGAACTGATCCTGAACATCCGGATGTTTGTCCGAGATGTGCAAAAGTTCTGCATAGTTAG
- a CDS encoding lactate permease LctP family transporter, whose product MLDFILGLLPIILFFSLIVIFKKSTLISSFTSLLAAIILNFINPGWQMSVTGTVLSVIEGFLVALWPIGCIVIAALFCYSLSLETGQINIIKKTLEGISGDRRMQVLLIAWGFGSFMEGVAGYGTSVAIPAGILLVLGFGPLYSALICLISIGGSNSFGSVGIPVIMLANQVKLDYRVMGVNVAVQLLPFIVIIPVILVILAGRRDSKRIRDAFDKKIICVLIACTVAYIPAILTAVFIGPEMPAIIGGVLIMSAVIIMSKILYKNVENKEKIKFKTALKAFLPYIFMVIFILMVNPANKILYDFLNKYTTISVNFSAGDNYKVGNGEITYFRIFLSPVVPILLATLAGGLLQGTRVKVIGRTFIWVIKNNVRTLLTIMGIVSLASFMKHSGIIISVADGFTMITGRFYPLIAPFIGAIGTFMTGSNTSANLLFGSLQSVAADNLGINKYWLVASNTVGATLGTMISLQSLSIVAATVGLKGKENIVLKKAVKYSLSLLTVLAIYVYIMSLIIKS is encoded by the coding sequence GTGTTAGATTTTATATTAGGATTACTCCCTATAATATTATTTTTTTCATTAATTGTAATATTTAAAAAAAGTACGCTTATATCATCTTTTACCAGTCTTCTGGCAGCAATAATACTGAATTTCATAAATCCGGGCTGGCAGATGTCAGTGACAGGAACTGTTTTATCAGTGATAGAAGGATTTTTAGTAGCATTGTGGCCTATAGGCTGTATAGTTATAGCGGCATTGTTTTGTTACAGCCTGTCACTTGAAACAGGACAGATAAATATAATAAAGAAAACCCTTGAAGGAATATCAGGGGACAGGAGAATGCAGGTTCTGCTTATAGCATGGGGCTTTGGAAGCTTTATGGAAGGTGTGGCAGGATACGGGACATCTGTGGCAATCCCTGCGGGGATACTATTAGTGTTAGGGTTCGGCCCTCTTTATTCCGCACTTATCTGTCTGATATCAATAGGCGGTTCTAATTCATTCGGCTCTGTGGGAATTCCGGTTATTATGCTTGCTAATCAGGTAAAGCTGGATTACAGGGTAATGGGTGTAAATGTGGCAGTACAGCTTCTTCCGTTTATAGTTATAATACCGGTGATACTGGTAATACTAGCTGGAAGAAGAGATTCAAAAAGGATAAGAGACGCTTTTGACAAGAAAATAATCTGTGTCCTTATTGCATGTACTGTTGCCTACATACCGGCAATACTTACCGCAGTATTTATAGGACCTGAGATGCCTGCTATAATAGGTGGAGTCTTGATTATGTCTGCTGTGATAATCATGTCAAAAATTTTGTATAAAAATGTGGAAAATAAAGAAAAAATAAAATTTAAAACAGCTTTAAAAGCTTTTTTGCCTTATATTTTCATGGTGATTTTCATACTTATGGTAAATCCTGCCAATAAAATACTTTATGATTTTTTAAATAAATACACTACAATCAGCGTGAATTTTTCTGCAGGAGATAATTATAAAGTAGGAAATGGTGAAATTACATATTTTCGGATATTTCTCTCGCCGGTGGTTCCGATACTTCTTGCCACTCTTGCCGGAGGGCTTCTTCAGGGGACAAGGGTAAAGGTCATAGGCAGAACATTTATCTGGGTAATAAAAAATAATGTAAGAACACTGCTTACCATAATGGGTATAGTTTCACTGGCATCTTTTATGAAGCACAGCGGAATTATAATAAGTGTAGCAGATGGTTTTACGATGATTACTGGAAGGTTTTATCCTTTGATAGCACCGTTTATAGGGGCGATAGGTACATTTATGACAGGAAGCAACACCTCTGCGAATCTGCTTTTCGGCTCACTCCAAAGTGTAGCTGCAGATAATCTGGGGATAAATAAATACTGGCTTGTAGCCTCTAATACAGTGGGAGCAACACTTGGGACAATGATATCGCTTCAGAGTCTTTCTATTGTTGCGGCAACTGTGGGATTAAAAGGAAAAGAAAATATAGTTTTGAAAAAAGCAGTAAAATATTCGCTGTCATTACTGACAGTATTAGCAATATATGTATATATTATGAGTTTAATTATAAAAAGTTAA
- a CDS encoding Tex family protein — MDILKAAASEMGLKIGQVENTINLYDEGATVPFIARYRKEVTGNLDEEKIRDLIEKVSYYRNLEKRKEEVLRLIEEQGKLTEELKASIINAAKLQEVEDLYLPYKKKKKTKADIAIENGLEPLSLFLMDKNVNMEALKKESEKYINEQVPGIEDAMEGAKLIIAQSISETAKYRESIRDRISKYGVLTSKVIEKNKVNDEKRVYQDYYKYSEPVMRAASHRILALNRGENEKILKVDIEIDETTHKYIVDNILRGFQNKNLTGFFTEIIEDSLSRLVYPSIKNEVRNIYTEKSEVEAIDIFKDNLEKLLLQPPLYKKAIMGLDPGYRTGCKLVVINKEGFYEKDDVVFLVEEMHSPRQVSEAKKKILQYIEDYDVDIIAIGNGTASRETESFVAKVIKEAKKKVFYLIVNEAGASVYSASKLAKEEFPDLDVTARGAISIARRIQDPMAELVKIDPKSIGVGMYQHDVNQKTLNESLEQTIEHVVNNVGVNINTASWALLSYVSGIKKNVAKNLVDYRHENGDFKKRAELKKVKGLGDKAFEQMAGFIVIPDSENPLDNTIIHPESYKVAEKILGEAGCKLKDMKADIKATQEKLSKLDIKKIIKENEFGEETAKDIYNALLKGRRDPREEFEKPLLRSDILNMNDLADGMILEGTVRNVAKFGVFVDIGLKNDALIHVSELSNKFISDPTKVLSVGEIIKVKILSIDKNRGRVALTRKGL; from the coding sequence TTGGATATTTTGAAAGCTGCTGCAAGTGAAATGGGGTTAAAAATAGGACAGGTGGAAAATACGATTAATCTCTATGATGAAGGAGCTACAGTACCCTTTATTGCACGTTACAGAAAAGAAGTTACAGGGAATCTTGACGAGGAAAAAATAAGAGACCTTATAGAGAAGGTGTCATACTACAGAAACCTTGAAAAAAGAAAAGAAGAAGTACTGAGATTAATAGAGGAACAGGGAAAATTAACCGAAGAACTAAAAGCAAGCATAATAAATGCGGCAAAATTACAGGAAGTAGAAGATCTTTATCTCCCGTATAAGAAAAAGAAAAAAACTAAAGCTGATATAGCCATAGAAAACGGACTGGAACCCTTGTCTTTATTTTTGATGGACAAAAATGTAAATATGGAAGCATTGAAAAAAGAATCAGAAAAATACATAAATGAACAGGTTCCGGGTATAGAAGATGCTATGGAAGGAGCTAAGCTGATCATAGCGCAGAGTATTTCCGAAACTGCAAAATACAGAGAGTCAATACGTGACAGAATCAGCAAATACGGAGTTCTGACTTCAAAAGTAATTGAGAAAAACAAAGTAAATGATGAAAAACGTGTTTATCAGGATTATTATAAATATTCAGAACCTGTGATGCGGGCAGCTTCACACAGAATTCTTGCCTTAAACAGAGGAGAGAATGAGAAAATATTAAAAGTAGATATCGAAATAGATGAAACAACACATAAATATATAGTAGACAATATTTTAAGAGGATTTCAAAATAAGAATCTAACAGGATTTTTTACTGAAATTATAGAAGATTCATTAAGCAGACTGGTTTATCCGTCTATAAAAAATGAAGTAAGAAATATATACACAGAAAAGTCAGAAGTAGAAGCAATAGATATATTTAAAGATAATCTGGAGAAATTATTATTACAGCCTCCACTGTATAAAAAAGCCATAATGGGGCTGGATCCGGGTTATAGAACAGGATGTAAGCTTGTTGTTATTAATAAAGAAGGATTCTATGAAAAAGACGATGTAGTATTCCTTGTGGAAGAGATGCACTCTCCAAGACAAGTAAGCGAGGCAAAAAAGAAAATATTACAGTATATAGAAGATTATGATGTAGATATAATAGCAATAGGAAACGGAACTGCTTCCAGAGAAACTGAAAGTTTTGTTGCCAAAGTGATAAAGGAAGCTAAGAAGAAAGTGTTCTACCTTATTGTAAATGAGGCAGGGGCTTCTGTTTATTCAGCTTCGAAGCTGGCAAAAGAAGAGTTCCCGGATCTGGACGTAACAGCAAGAGGAGCAATTTCCATTGCAAGAAGAATTCAGGACCCTATGGCGGAGCTTGTAAAAATAGATCCGAAATCAATAGGTGTAGGAATGTATCAGCATGATGTAAACCAGAAAACACTGAATGAATCACTGGAACAGACAATAGAGCATGTAGTTAATAATGTAGGAGTAAACATAAATACTGCTTCATGGGCATTGCTGAGTTATGTTTCGGGAATTAAGAAAAATGTGGCAAAAAATCTGGTAGATTACAGACATGAAAACGGAGATTTCAAAAAGAGAGCTGAATTAAAGAAGGTAAAAGGTCTTGGAGACAAAGCTTTTGAGCAGATGGCAGGATTTATAGTGATTCCTGACAGCGAAAATCCTCTGGATAATACAATAATTCACCCTGAGTCATATAAGGTAGCGGAAAAGATACTTGGTGAAGCAGGATGTAAGCTGAAAGACATGAAAGCAGATATAAAAGCAACACAGGAAAAACTGTCAAAATTAGATATCAAAAAAATAATTAAAGAAAATGAATTTGGTGAAGAAACAGCAAAAGATATATATAATGCCCTGCTGAAAGGAAGAAGAGATCCGCGTGAAGAATTTGAAAAACCGTTATTAAGATCTGATATACTGAATATGAATGACCTTGCTGACGGAATGATTCTTGAAGGAACTGTAAGAAACGTGGCAAAATTCGGAGTATTTGTGGACATAGGGCTAAAAAATGATGCCTTGATTCACGTATCGGAATTATCAAATAAATTTATTTCAGACCCTACAAAGGTACTCTCTGTCGGGGAAATAATAAAAGTAAAAATTCTTTCCATAGATAAGAACAGAGGAAGAGTGGCATTAACAAGAAAAGGATTATAG